One segment of Anatilimnocola aggregata DNA contains the following:
- a CDS encoding O-antigen ligase family protein — protein MSSPAVAPRPIADFIPAQACAVATSEKKWLFGLSPTFWYAAIAIWFGVFLNEHNLFFSQMEDFAHGEDHLLDGVGGGNVLRRMTFFWLGGIGLALLIGSNQTPWKVKPLLALTFCLPLVWAWTSILWSIDPGMCLRRLIVRTCCAVAAVGIGRMFTLRELCWLAVVVMGGCIGVGVLAEIGLGTFRPWAGGYRFSGTQHPNPQGMYLAAWCFASISLAWNERKYRVLLIGCALAGLTLLVLTKSRSATAALVITAAAVLLLQTTLRFKLFAGLSGGWLLAALILAIWLLQIDALRQLGEAVLMGRKEEADTLSGRNFIWPLAQHFIDKRPWFGHGFESFWTADHVQFIADELQFPVVEAHNGYLEVMLSTGRIGLGLHLLAVFAGIAAAARTLWKTNDPACGFITAVLIYSLLSACFESTMFGIFFVTLAAWSGVAHLAFGGREEESCPEEQPIAVPNQPRSALN, from the coding sequence ATGAGTTCCCCCGCAGTTGCACCTCGGCCCATCGCCGACTTCATTCCTGCGCAGGCGTGCGCGGTGGCGACTTCCGAGAAGAAGTGGCTATTTGGACTGTCCCCCACGTTTTGGTATGCGGCCATCGCCATTTGGTTTGGCGTGTTCCTCAACGAGCACAATTTGTTCTTCTCTCAGATGGAAGACTTCGCGCACGGCGAAGATCATCTGCTCGATGGCGTTGGCGGTGGCAACGTGCTGCGCCGCATGACGTTCTTCTGGTTGGGGGGCATCGGACTCGCGCTCCTAATTGGTTCGAATCAAACACCCTGGAAAGTGAAGCCACTGCTAGCGCTCACCTTTTGTTTGCCGCTTGTCTGGGCCTGGACCAGCATTCTGTGGTCGATCGATCCCGGCATGTGCTTACGGCGTTTGATCGTTCGCACTTGCTGCGCGGTGGCCGCGGTGGGTATCGGTCGCATGTTCACGCTGCGCGAGCTTTGTTGGCTAGCCGTGGTGGTGATGGGTGGCTGTATTGGCGTCGGTGTGCTCGCCGAGATCGGGCTGGGGACCTTCAGGCCGTGGGCCGGCGGCTATCGATTTAGTGGTACCCAGCATCCGAATCCTCAAGGGATGTACCTGGCGGCCTGGTGCTTTGCCTCAATCTCGCTCGCCTGGAACGAACGTAAATATCGCGTGCTGCTGATCGGCTGTGCCCTGGCCGGACTAACTTTATTGGTGCTGACCAAGTCACGCAGTGCGACTGCCGCGCTGGTAATAACGGCGGCAGCGGTTTTGCTGTTGCAAACGACATTGCGATTTAAGCTGTTCGCGGGACTGAGCGGCGGCTGGTTACTGGCTGCGTTAATTCTGGCGATCTGGTTGCTCCAAATCGACGCCTTGCGCCAGTTGGGCGAGGCCGTTTTGATGGGTCGTAAGGAAGAAGCGGACACGCTGAGTGGTCGTAACTTCATTTGGCCGCTGGCCCAGCACTTCATCGATAAACGTCCCTGGTTCGGTCACGGGTTTGAATCGTTCTGGACCGCCGACCACGTGCAGTTCATTGCAGACGAGCTACAGTTTCCTGTCGTCGAAGCGCATAACGGCTATTTGGAAGTGATGCTCAGTACCGGTCGTATCGGCCTGGGATTGCACTTGCTGGCGGTGTTCGCCGGCATTGCAGCTGCTGCACGCACGCTGTGGAAGACCAACGATCCGGCCTGCGGTTTCATCACCGCGGTGCTGATTTATTCACTTCTGAGCGCCTGTTTCGAGTCGACGATGTTTGGCATTTTCTTCGTCACGCTGGCCGCCTGGTCGGGCGTGGCCCATCTGGCCTTTGGTGGCCGAGAAGAAGAATCGTGTCCTGAAGAGCAGCCGATTGCAGTGCCTAATCAGCCGCGGTCGGCCTTGAACTGA
- a CDS encoding glycosyltransferase — MTNPDISIMVCTYNRAGMLRDALRSLYDLQTAGEFTYEVLVVDNNSSDDTPAAIAAAATESTSTLRCVRETKPGVAAARNRGVREARGEWIAFFDDDQIADPNWLLELRRGASEHNSRVVGGAVHLLLPENCTRDLHPFCRMLLGESRWSETPQPYDDHINPGAGNLLVEKSVFAEVGVFNEALRRGEDTDLYRRTRAAGMAAWYLPKAIIHHMTPDLRLEDAYLHKLSRSMGEGVNDYEWNDRGPLVATAIWLAKAARAVGLYWPKLQWACVTGNHEAAVGLRCQLVLSAGHFWQGWARLRQRLSGPRTKVPTTAVASRPLA, encoded by the coding sequence ATGACGAACCCCGACATCTCGATTATGGTTTGCACTTATAACCGCGCGGGAATGCTGCGCGACGCGCTGCGCAGCCTGTACGACCTGCAGACAGCCGGCGAATTCACTTACGAGGTTCTCGTCGTCGACAACAACTCGTCCGACGATACTCCCGCGGCGATTGCCGCCGCTGCGACCGAATCGACCTCAACCTTGCGCTGTGTGCGGGAGACGAAGCCAGGTGTCGCCGCCGCTCGCAATCGAGGCGTGCGCGAAGCACGGGGGGAGTGGATCGCCTTTTTCGACGACGATCAGATTGCCGATCCGAATTGGCTGTTGGAACTGCGTCGCGGGGCGAGTGAGCACAACAGTCGTGTTGTCGGCGGTGCAGTTCACTTGCTACTGCCCGAGAACTGCACCCGCGACCTTCATCCATTCTGCCGGATGCTGCTGGGCGAATCGCGCTGGTCCGAAACGCCCCAGCCGTACGACGATCACATCAATCCCGGGGCGGGAAACCTGCTCGTGGAGAAGTCGGTCTTCGCCGAAGTCGGTGTCTTTAACGAAGCCCTGCGCCGCGGCGAAGATACCGACCTTTATCGGCGCACCCGCGCCGCGGGAATGGCCGCCTGGTATCTGCCCAAGGCCATCATTCATCACATGACGCCCGATCTGCGATTGGAAGATGCTTATCTTCACAAGCTGTCGCGCAGCATGGGCGAGGGCGTGAACGACTACGAATGGAACGATCGCGGTCCACTTGTCGCAACTGCCATTTGGCTCGCGAAAGCCGCTCGTGCCGTCGGACTTTACTGGCCCAAGTTGCAGTGGGCATGCGTGACAGGGAACCACGAAGCAGCTGTTGGCCTGCGTTGTCAATTGGTTCTTTCGGCAGGCCATTTTTGGCAAGGTTGGGCGCGCCTGCGGCAACGGCTGAGTGGTCCGCGCACGAAAGTTCCGACAACGGCCGTTGCCAGTCGTCCCTTGGCCTGA
- a CDS encoding GNAT family N-acetyltransferase yields MSHHCLDDNLKVRVVPGRELSGDLCARWAEIQCSNPALSSPYFRPEFTQAVAAVRTDVEVAVLENDAGIQGFFPFQRGWWGNSQPVAGRLTDFQGLIISPGVSCDPLQLLQKCGLASWRFDHLLVSQSCFQSHMWTYGESPYIDLSAGFANYQAKQRQQNTELKTIARKIRKLEREVGPVRFELSSANPDDLQSLFRWKSAHYVRTGFRDLLSFAWIREFFTRLPQHQQVEFAGLLSCLYAGDQLVAAHLGMRSRHVMHWWMPSYDREFARYSPGLALIYLFAQQAGEQGITRIDLGQGNESFKYRIASGIDTVAEGRVDRRAGTRMFYRTWQVTRDWVRTSPLGGPTERPLRWIRRMRDWLQFR; encoded by the coding sequence ATGAGTCACCATTGCCTGGATGACAACCTGAAAGTGCGAGTCGTCCCCGGCAGGGAACTGTCGGGTGACCTCTGCGCTCGTTGGGCTGAGATCCAGTGCTCGAATCCGGCACTGTCGAGTCCCTACTTCCGCCCCGAATTCACCCAAGCGGTAGCGGCCGTGCGCACCGACGTGGAAGTAGCTGTTCTGGAGAACGACGCTGGAATTCAAGGCTTCTTTCCGTTTCAGCGCGGATGGTGGGGAAACTCGCAACCCGTGGCTGGCCGGCTCACCGACTTTCAAGGCTTAATAATCTCGCCGGGAGTTTCGTGCGATCCGCTTCAACTGCTGCAGAAGTGTGGACTCGCCTCGTGGCGCTTCGATCACTTGCTGGTTTCGCAGTCGTGCTTTCAATCGCACATGTGGACATACGGCGAGTCCCCCTACATCGATTTGTCGGCCGGCTTTGCCAACTATCAAGCCAAGCAACGCCAGCAGAACACCGAACTGAAAACGATCGCGCGAAAGATTCGCAAGCTGGAGCGCGAAGTCGGCCCCGTACGTTTCGAGTTGAGCTCAGCGAATCCTGATGACTTACAGAGCCTGTTTCGCTGGAAGAGCGCGCATTATGTGCGGACTGGTTTCCGCGATTTACTGTCGTTCGCTTGGATCCGAGAGTTCTTCACACGGTTGCCTCAACACCAACAGGTTGAGTTTGCCGGCCTGCTCAGTTGCTTGTATGCGGGTGATCAACTCGTCGCCGCGCATTTGGGCATGCGCTCGCGCCACGTCATGCACTGGTGGATGCCTTCGTATGATCGCGAGTTTGCGCGCTATTCGCCCGGCCTGGCGCTGATTTATTTGTTCGCCCAGCAAGCGGGCGAGCAAGGCATCACGCGCATCGACCTGGGGCAAGGTAACGAGAGTTTTAAATATCGGATTGCGTCGGGAATCGACACTGTTGCCGAAGGTCGAGTTGACAGGCGCGCGGGAACGCGAATGTTTTATCGCACGTGGCAGGTCACGCGCGATTGGGTTCGTACTTCGCCGCTGGGTGGTCCGACCGAACGCCCCCTGCGCTGGATCCGGCGGATGAGAGACTGGCTCCAATTTCGTTAA
- a CDS encoding GNAT family N-acetyltransferase produces the protein MAALLTTNMFNPVNVREHENHQCVRVVPGQQLSPQLCVEWRLLQQANPTLSSPYFSPEFTQLVASVRSDVEVAVVEEAQRVVALFPFQRGLFSAAKPVAGRLSDFQAVIAAPGTPIDPQQLLRQCGLKSWKFDHLLTSQVEFAPYLWTRANSPYIDLAQGFAAYEAGRRGENSELSTIKRKLKKMEREIGPARLEWKSASREDLQKLLRWKSEQYARTGLRDLFSIDWIRNFVDQLLLRDDPNLTGLLTCLYAGDRLVAAHLGMSCRHVMHWWFPSYDRELGRYSPGMSLIYLISQQANQHGITRIDLGKGDEDYKFRLASGSDEVAEGSVDLSPGSRLFRRTWQATRDWLKTSPLYGPVAAPLRAVRRLRDWFSFQ, from the coding sequence ATGGCCGCTTTGTTAACTACCAACATGTTCAACCCTGTGAACGTGCGCGAGCACGAGAATCACCAATGTGTGCGCGTTGTCCCCGGTCAGCAACTCAGCCCACAGTTGTGCGTTGAATGGCGGCTGCTACAGCAGGCTAATCCCACGCTGAGCAGCCCTTACTTCAGCCCCGAGTTCACGCAACTCGTTGCCAGTGTGCGATCGGATGTTGAAGTCGCCGTGGTCGAAGAGGCGCAGCGCGTCGTCGCGTTGTTTCCGTTCCAACGCGGGTTGTTCTCGGCGGCGAAACCAGTCGCTGGCCGTTTGTCCGATTTTCAAGCCGTGATCGCTGCGCCAGGGACGCCGATCGACCCGCAGCAATTGCTGCGGCAATGTGGGCTGAAGAGTTGGAAGTTCGATCACTTGCTCACTTCGCAAGTTGAATTTGCGCCCTATTTGTGGACCCGCGCTAACTCTCCCTACATCGATCTCGCGCAGGGCTTCGCTGCCTATGAGGCGGGACGCCGAGGTGAAAACTCCGAACTATCGACCATCAAGCGCAAACTGAAAAAGATGGAACGCGAAATTGGCCCAGCACGCTTGGAATGGAAGTCAGCCAGCCGCGAAGACTTGCAAAAGTTATTGCGGTGGAAGAGCGAGCAGTACGCGCGTACCGGCTTGCGAGACCTGTTTAGCATCGATTGGATTCGTAACTTCGTCGATCAACTGTTGCTGCGAGACGATCCCAATCTGACCGGTCTGCTGACTTGCCTCTACGCCGGCGACCGCCTGGTGGCAGCCCATCTGGGAATGAGTTGCCGCCACGTCATGCACTGGTGGTTCCCTTCGTACGATCGTGAACTGGGGCGCTACTCGCCGGGCATGTCACTGATTTACTTGATTTCCCAACAGGCGAATCAGCACGGCATCACACGAATTGATTTAGGCAAAGGTGACGAAGACTACAAATTTCGCCTGGCTTCCGGAAGCGACGAAGTGGCTGAAGGAAGCGTCGATTTAAGTCCGGGTTCACGTTTATTTCGTCGGACGTGGCAAGCCACGCGCGATTGGCTGAAGACGTCGCCCCTGTATGGACCGGTAGCAGCACCGCTCCGCGCTGTTCGCCGCTTACGCGATTGGTTCAGCTTTCAGTAA
- a CDS encoding GNAT family N-acetyltransferase — translation MTELIPATEPSAVSSATAAPLHVRVSRPNDLTAGELALWSQWQAEQPELQSPYFRPEFTQTVSRVRTDVEIAVLEQAGKTVGFLPFQRGRLNIGKPVGGKLCDFHGCITAAGLVYDPAQILAAAKLATWDFEQVPVTQTCFLPFEVLPPGQERERAPGLELRDGYAGWCETRREQGSQIVSKTMQKVRKLAREQGELTLELQTHSGEVMDQLIAWKSAQYQATGLTDVFSFPWTRALIENLLAAEGAEFGGWMSVLRAGHRIVAITYSLRSRHVAHAWFTAYDRDLAAYSPGLIHFLKLAEAWPQVGVTRFELGKGDERFKWNLATDSQEMIEGTVASRSLATWLRNSWRQTRSWVRESPLAASVKVPARLLKPLRQWLAYR, via the coding sequence ATGACCGAGCTCATTCCTGCGACAGAACCGAGTGCTGTTTCCTCCGCAACCGCGGCACCTCTGCACGTTCGTGTCAGCCGGCCGAATGACTTGACAGCTGGCGAGTTGGCACTGTGGAGCCAATGGCAGGCCGAACAGCCGGAATTGCAAAGCCCGTACTTTCGCCCAGAGTTCACGCAGACCGTCAGCAGAGTTCGTACTGATGTCGAGATCGCCGTGTTGGAACAGGCTGGCAAGACCGTGGGCTTTCTGCCGTTTCAGCGCGGGCGCTTGAACATCGGCAAGCCGGTGGGGGGCAAGCTGTGCGACTTTCATGGCTGCATTACCGCGGCCGGGCTCGTCTACGATCCCGCGCAAATTCTGGCCGCTGCAAAACTTGCCACGTGGGACTTCGAGCAAGTTCCTGTTACGCAAACCTGCTTTTTGCCGTTTGAAGTCCTGCCGCCAGGACAAGAGCGAGAACGTGCGCCGGGGCTCGAACTGCGCGACGGCTATGCTGGCTGGTGCGAGACGCGCCGCGAACAGGGCTCGCAGATCGTCAGCAAGACGATGCAAAAGGTCCGCAAGCTGGCGCGCGAGCAAGGGGAACTGACACTCGAGTTGCAAACGCACTCGGGCGAAGTCATGGATCAACTGATTGCCTGGAAATCGGCCCAGTATCAGGCGACCGGGCTGACGGACGTCTTCTCGTTTCCGTGGACGCGGGCCTTGATCGAAAACCTGCTCGCTGCAGAAGGTGCCGAGTTCGGCGGCTGGATGTCGGTGCTGCGGGCTGGTCACCGAATTGTCGCCATCACCTATTCGCTCCGCAGCCGGCACGTGGCGCATGCCTGGTTCACTGCCTACGACCGCGATCTTGCTGCCTACTCGCCGGGCTTGATTCATTTCCTGAAGCTGGCCGAAGCGTGGCCGCAAGTTGGCGTGACTCGGTTCGAACTCGGCAAGGGTGACGAGCGCTTCAAATGGAACCTGGCAACCGATAGCCAGGAAATGATTGAAGGAACCGTGGCCAGTCGTTCGCTGGCCACCTGGCTGCGAAACAGCTGGCGACAGACTCGCAGTTGGGTGCGCGAATCGCCCCTGGCGGCGTCGGTGAAAGTGCCTGCTCGTTTGTTAAAGCCCCTGCGTCAATGGCTGGCCTATCGCTAG
- a CDS encoding glycosyltransferase family 2 protein — MIVLNVLLIVAAILVAIPAAMFSVEVLLAVLFGRKTPVINDTSKVPSFAVLIPAHNEQTVIAKTLATLLPTIPAQGRVIVVADNCSDATAAIARECGAIAVERFDTTRRGKGWALDFGIESLSVAPPEVVVFLDADCCVDEHTATRLAVAAQSSGCPVQGLNLCDPDPNGGALQAVSGLAFRFKNLVRPLGLTKLAGMTHLTGTGMALPWARINRAQVASSNVVEDMQLGIDLAVAGFRTKFLPTARVNSPLPQQRAAAKTQRTRWEHGHLRTLMTQVPRLFARACATRRCDLFLLALDLAIPPLSLLVMMTVAFTLLATVAALFGGSPIAAAIAGTALLSIVSSVVLGWAVFCRQQIPLRALVLAPLYALWKVPLYVAFLWRRQQQWVRTARDSAA, encoded by the coding sequence ATGATCGTGCTCAACGTATTACTGATTGTTGCCGCTATTCTGGTCGCGATTCCCGCGGCCATGTTCAGCGTCGAAGTTCTGCTGGCCGTCCTCTTTGGTCGCAAGACTCCGGTAATCAACGACACGAGCAAAGTTCCTTCGTTCGCGGTCCTCATTCCCGCGCACAACGAGCAAACGGTGATTGCCAAAACACTGGCGACCTTGCTGCCGACGATTCCTGCGCAGGGGCGGGTGATTGTCGTGGCCGATAATTGCAGCGACGCGACTGCTGCAATTGCCCGCGAATGCGGCGCGATCGCTGTCGAGCGATTTGATACCACACGCCGCGGCAAAGGCTGGGCGCTCGACTTTGGCATTGAATCTCTCTCGGTCGCGCCGCCCGAAGTGGTGGTCTTTCTTGATGCTGACTGTTGCGTCGACGAACATACTGCGACTCGTTTAGCGGTAGCAGCCCAATCATCCGGTTGTCCCGTGCAAGGTCTGAACCTGTGCGATCCAGATCCCAATGGTGGCGCACTGCAGGCTGTTTCGGGCCTGGCCTTCCGCTTCAAGAATCTGGTGCGGCCGCTGGGGCTGACGAAGCTTGCCGGAATGACGCATCTCACCGGCACCGGCATGGCATTGCCTTGGGCACGCATCAATCGTGCCCAGGTTGCCAGCAGTAATGTGGTCGAAGATATGCAACTGGGCATCGACCTGGCCGTCGCGGGTTTTCGAACGAAGTTCCTGCCCACCGCCCGCGTGAATAGTCCGCTCCCGCAACAGCGGGCAGCTGCCAAGACGCAGCGCACCCGCTGGGAGCACGGCCACCTGCGCACATTGATGACGCAAGTGCCGCGGTTGTTTGCCCGCGCTTGCGCGACTCGCCGCTGCGACCTCTTCTTACTAGCACTCGACCTTGCCATTCCGCCGCTCTCGCTCCTCGTCATGATGACGGTCGCTTTCACATTGCTGGCGACCGTTGCCGCTTTGTTCGGTGGCAGTCCCATCGCGGCGGCGATTGCTGGCACGGCGCTGCTATCGATCGTGTCGTCCGTTGTGCTGGGTTGGGCCGTCTTTTGCCGCCAGCAAATTCCCCTGCGAGCGCTCGTCCTCGCGCCCTTGTACGCACTGTGGAAAGTGCCGCTCTATGTGGCGTTTCTCTGGCGTCGTCAGCAGCAATGGGTGCGGACTGCCCGTGACTCGGCGGCGTAA